The following proteins are co-located in the Colletotrichum lupini chromosome 4, complete sequence genome:
- a CDS encoding cenp-O kinetochore centromere component: MSGELPDAAAEALEQEINDLRAKAASLKKELKVQATALISSDSIRNALKEDNEKRSTIALPSESKADRDQVLSRSKAQDAHDQQCLYRTCATITTFKVKDPDPNAVDRGSVLGIRIEIMSGAKFRRPYYVMLNRPYKDSRHLRVHRHTVPPCIPLAALAARHLPAPKPADAEDQKVQDLSRFVRTLRREIVRYHNRTAVIGDLQKAAGLVGAGSEGDNSNQAVTSIVAADIEAKQISIEWADGRAGRLVMSEDGQIQKLVVLGMAGRDRETTRDLLGDSRRVEDVAKRSASSSE, translated from the exons ATGTCTGGTGAACTTCCAGATGCTGCTGCAGAAGCTCTCGAACAAGAGATCAATGACCTTCGAGCAAAAG CCGCCTCGTTGAAGAAGGAATTGAAGGTCCAGGCCACAGCTCTCATCTCGTCCGATTCGATACGAAACGCCCTCAAGGAAGACAATGAGAAACGCAGCACGATTGCACTCCCTTCCGAATCCAAGGCCGACCGCGACCAAGTCCTCTCCCGATCCAAAGCCCAAGACGCGCACGACCAGCAATGTCTGTACAGAACTTGCGCAACTATAACGACGTTCAAGGTTAAAGACCCGGACCCCAACGCCGTCGATCGAGGCAGCGTCCTGGGCATTCGCATCGAAATCATGTCCGGCGCCAAGTTCCGACGACCATACTATGTCATGCTCAATCGACCGTACAAAGACTCGCGACACCTGCGTGTTCATCGCCATACGGTGCCTCCATGCATCCCGCTCGCCGCACTCGCTGCTCGCCATCTCCCTGCACCCAAGCCTGCCGACGCCGAAGATCAGAAGGTCCAAGATTTATCTCGCTTCGTGCGAACGCTGAGGAGGGAAATTGTGAGATACCACAACCGCACTGCTGTGATTGGCGATCTGCAAAAGGCGGCTGGGCTGGTGGGCGCCGGCAGCGAGGGGGATAACTCCAACCAGGCGGTCACAAGCATCGTTGCCGCAGACATTGAAGCCAAGCAGATCAGCATCGAATGGGCCGATGGCAGGGCGGGCAGACTGGTCATGAGCGAAGATGGGCAGATTCAAAAACTCGTCGTTCTCGGCATGGCGGGACGTGATCGAGAGACCACGCGAGATCTTCTAGGTGACAGCCGTCGCGTAGAAGATGTCGCAAAGCG ATCGGCAAGTTCGTCCGAGTGA
- a CDS encoding acetyl-CoA transporter 1, with protein MTQQNVPTARNATRGEAYLSCYLINDYLGYLRSLAPNEAWRQGSQGSSPGGGWLPTRVERVWTWISFFESSPQFPFTSPRGIVATETPFLAVLICFCRIHYVSTPQRPTRPLFHSFFATGVFSKVSKATVALPLFPEHHLFPPFLLPTILAHIKTSSRSLGIALTATDSAPPRPRPCLGGLRWTDKEPFPLLTTPDLSHKVFFSFLPNHLSRFDTAALNRNLEFYCVLALRRKLQPRHSSTTSQAQMSVRTRRNKSVKRKALADLAVDTDGTNGQANGGMNQNNVEFRRKATTPGSDTVTANLMSRESFTLDDPVPKTPIANNHGFFELPLQDQRNFLLLVLLYFLQGVPMGLAGGSVPFLMKDHMSYSEIGIFSLASYPYSLKLLWSPIVDAVWSPKVGRRKSWILPIQLLSGLGMLWLGSTVENMMANTGKPGGPTVWNFTGWWFFLVFMCATQDIAVDGWALTLLTPGNVSYASTAQTVGLTAGHFLSYTVFLAFNSKDFANRYFRSSPLDHGLMSLGGYLTFWGWAYIAITIGLSLFKREERTKNEDGIWDVYKIMWGVLKLKNIQTIIIVHLIAKIGFQANDAVTNLKLIDKGFGQENMALTVLIDFPFEIALGYYAGKWSQEYTPMRLWCWGFMGRLVAALIAQFTVTIFPAGGVTPWYMLVVIGEHVFSTFTNTVMFVAVSAFHARIADPVIGGTYMTLLATVCNLGGTFPRFFVLRLVDYFTVATCKPGNPADLNALKGPVITDPFSCSLQPDKEKCVNGGGTCEMVRDGYYFVNIICVVFGVVTFMLYIRPRVLHLQSLPMRAWRLAPSTSK; from the exons ATGAC TCAACAAAACGTCCCGACAGCGCGGAATGCGACCCGCGGGGAAGCTTATCTAAGCTGTTATCTTATCAATGATTATCTTGGGTACCTACGCAGTTTGGCGCCAAATGAGGCATGGCGCCAGGGGTCCCAAGGGAGCTCGCCGGGCGGCGGGTGGCTTCCCACTCGAGTGGAGCGCGTCTGGACCTGGATAAGCTTCTTTGAATCTTCTCCCCAATTCCCGTTTACTTCACCCCGAGGTATCGTCGCAACAGAAACACCTTTTCTTGCTGTGTTGATTTGCTTCTGCCGAATTCACTACGTGTCG ACCCCGCAACGTCCAACTCGACCACTATTCCATTCCTTCTTTGCCACTGGCGTGTTCTCAAAAGTGTCAAAGGCCACGGTTGCGCTTCCACTGTTCCCCGAACATCACCTTTTTCCACCCTTTCTTCTACCAACCATACTCGCGCACATAAAAACAAGCTCTCGATCGCTTGG CATCGCCTTGACTGCCACGGACTCTGCTCCACCCCGCCCTCGACCCTGTCTAGGTGGTCTTCGCTGGACAGACAAAGAACCTTTTCCTTTGCTCACGACTCCCGACTTGTCGcataaagtctttttttccTTTCTCCCAAACCACCTCTCACGTTTCGACACAGCCGCTCTCAACCGAAACCTCGAATTCTACTGCGTACTAGCATTGCGCCGCAAGCTCCAACCGAGACACTCCTCAACTACCAGCCAAGCACAAATGAGCGTCCGAACACGCCGAAACAAGTCCGTCAAGCGAAAAGCTTTGGCTGATTTAGCTGTAGACACAGACGGCACGAACGGTCAAGCCAACGGCGGGATGAACCAGAACAACGTTGAGTTCCGGCGGAAGGCGACGACTCCCGGCTCCGACACCGTGACCGCGAACCTGATGTCGCGCGAATCCTTCACCCTCGACGACCCCGTCCCGAAGACACCCATCGCCAATAATCATGGCTTCTTCGAGTTGCCGTTGCAGGATCAGAGGAATTTCCTCCTGCTGGTGCTCCTGTACTTCCTACAGGGTGTGCCCATGGGTCTCGCGGGTGGTTCGGTTCCCTTCCTAATGAAGGACCACATGTCGTACAGCGAGATCGGAATCTTTAGTCTAGCTTCATACCCATACTCGCTGAAGCTTCTCTGGAGTCCCATCGTTGATGCGGTTTGGAGTCCCAAGGTTGGACGCAGAAAGAGCTGGATTCTTCCCATTCAGCTGCTTTCAGGACTGGGTATGCTCTGGCTCGGGTCTACTGTCGAGAACATGATGGCCAACACCGGCAAGCCCGGAGGTCCTACCGTGTGGAACTTCACCGGCTGGTGGTTCTTCCTCGTCTTTATGTGCGCCACGCAAGATATCGCCGTAGACGGCTGGGCTTTGACTCTCCTGACGCCCGGCAATGTGTCGTATGCATCCACTGCACAGACCGTCGGTCTCACTGCCGGCCACTTCCTATCCTACACGGTGTTCTTGGCCTTCAACTCCAAGGACTTTGCAAACCGCTACTTCCGCAGCTCTCCCCTGGATCACGGTCTCATGTCGCTTGGCGGATATCTGACTTTCTGGGGCTGGGCGTACATTGCCATCACCATTGGGCTCTCTCTCTTCAAGCGTGAGGAGAGAACCAAGAATGAGGATGGCATTTGGGATGTGTACAAGATCATGTGGGGCGTTCTCAAGTTGAAGAATATCCAGACCATTATCATTGTTCATCTCATTGCTAAGATTGGCTTTCAGGCCAATGACGCAGTCACCAACCTGAAGCTCATTGACAAGGGATTCGGTCAGGAGAACATGGCCCTGACGGTCCTCATCGATTTCCCTTTTGAAATCGCGCTTGGCTACTACGCTGGCAAGTGGTCTCAGGAATACACCCCTATGCGCCTATGGTGCTGGGGCTTCATGGGCCGCCTCGTTGCTGCTCTGATCGCTCAGTTCACCGTCACCATTTTCCCGGCCGGCGGCGTTACTCCTTGGTACATGCTGGTCGTCATTGGCGAACACGTCTTCTCGACCTTTACAAACACGGTCATGTTTGTCGCCGTCTCTGCTTTCCACGCTAGAATCGCAGACCCTGTCATCGGCGGTACCTACATGACTCTCTTGGCTAC CGTCTGTAATCTTGGCGGCACGTTCCCGCGCTTCTTCGTCTTGCGTCTGGTCGACTACTTCACCGTCGCGACCTGCAAACCTGGCAACCCCGCGGATCTGAACGCCCTGAAGGGCCCTGTCATCACCGACCCCTTCTCTTGCTCCCTGCAGCCAGACAAGGAGAAGTGTGTCAACGGTGGCGGCACGTGTGAGATGGTGCGTGACGGATACTACTTTGTCAACATCATCTGCGTCGTCTTTGGCGTGGTGACGTTCATGCTCTACATCCGACCTAGAGTTCTGCATCTGCAGTCACTCCCCATGAGAGCCTGGCGTTTGGCGCCGTCGACGTCTAAATAA
- a CDS encoding DNA/pantothenate metabolism flavoprotein, whose product MSLPTETAERQEDAYFSSQPPPKNLDAHVAAARSFIDHHAASSRRVVLVTSGGTTVPLEKQTVRFIDNFSAGTRGATSAEYFLEAGYAVIFLHRQFSLQPYSRHYSHATDCFLDFLAEGEDGTVVANAAHQERMREVLRKYTAAKKGNMLLMLPFTTITDYLFELRAIAGLLRPLGPSALLYLAAAVSDFFLPQDRMAEHKIQSTNATDSFSGAGAGSATTKTTAKPANSSNGNGNGNGNASNTEDEEAFDNFDSTKVAKSKSLVIDLDPVPKFLQNLVDGWAPQGMVVSFKLETDPAILVHKAKYSLERYQHHLVIGNLLSTRKWEVVFVAPGRPDRWVRVPSVQRASSSSAGGSGGTWEDKPLDPSALPESDPEIEIESLIIPAVQDLHSEHIESL is encoded by the coding sequence ATGTCTCTCCCCACAGAAACGGCAGAACGCCAAGAAGACGCCTACTTCTCCTCCCAACCGCCCCCCAAAAACCTAGACGCCCacgtcgccgccgcccgcTCCTTCATCGACCACCACGCCGCCTCGAGCCGGCGCGTCGTCCTCGTCACCTCGGGCGGCACCACCGTGCCCCTCGAGAAGCAGACGGTCCGCTTCATCGACAACTTCTCCGCGGGGACCCGCGGCGCCACCTCGGCCGAGTACTTCCTCGAGGCCGGCTACGCCGTCATCTTCTTGCACCGTCAGTTTTCGTTGCAGCCGTACTCGCGCCACTACTCCCACGCCACGGATTGCTTTTTGGATTTCCTGGCCGAGGGCGAGGACGGCACCGTCGTCGCGAACGCGGCGCACCAGGAGCGCATGCGAGAGGTGTTGCGCAAGTATACCGCTGCGAAGAAGGGCAATATGCTGCTCATGCTGCCGTTTACGACGATTACGGATTACTTGTTCGAGCTGCGCGCTATCGCGGGGTTGCTGAGGCCCTTGGGCCCGTCGGCGCTTCTCTACCTCGCCGCCGCGGTGTCTGACTTCTTCCTGCCGCAGGACAGAATGGCCGAGCACAAGATCCAGTCCACCAACGCCACGGACTCTTTCTCTGGAGCAGGGGCAGGATCGGCTACAACGAAAACCACAGCCAAACCCGCCAACTCCAGCAACGGCAACGGCAACGGCAACGGCAACGCCTCCAACACGGAAGACGAAGAGGCCTTTGACAACTTCGACTCCACCAAGGTAGCAAAGTCCAAGTCCCTCGTCATCGACCTCGACCCCGTCCCCAAGTTCCTCCAGAACCTCGTCGACGGCTGGGCCCCGCAAGGGATGGTCGTCAGCTTCAAGCTCGAGACGGACCCGGCCATCCTCGTGCACAAGGCCAAGTACTCCCTCGAGCGGTACCAGCACCACCTCGTCATCGGCAACCTGCTGTCCACGCGCAAGTGGGAGGTCGTCTTCGTCGCGCCAGGTAGGCCGGACCGGTGGGTCCGCGTGCCGAGCGTTCAGCgtgcgtcgtcgtcgtcggcgggGGGAAGTGGGGGAACGTGGGAGGACAAGCCGCTTGATCCCAGCGCGCTGCCGGAGAGTGACCCCGAGATCGAGATCGAGAGCTTGATTATCCCTGCTGTACAGGATTTGCATTCGGAGCACATTGAATCGCTGTAG
- a CDS encoding major facilitator superfamily transporter: MDPEKASTARQGDHITPEPNYSNYDYPLPTKPESAAHDGAAAVIGNDLIPSVSNAVAGAGGANYHHQHNSDFINNSNKNNNNAAYGKEAEGGGGEGGTGDTTDDDDDGNYIHRTDTAGVASTTAGEEETYPEGGLRAWSVVLGSWLALFSALGIMNSIAIFQTYVATHQLKGYSEGTIGWIFSVYTFLCFFGGIYIGPVFDQYGPRWLVLAGTVCLVIGVMLLSICTVYWHFMLAFGILCGLGSSLVFTPSIAAVGHWFKRRRGFATGMASTGGSIGGIIFPLMMKSLFPRIGWGWTIRAVGFICLALCGASNFLIRSRLPPARNASPHPDPRIFRSAAFSLTTAGIFLMEFALFIPLTYISSYTLSQGFSESFAFSILPILNAGSVLGRALPGWWADRAGPFNSNMAAIVLSAVACLAVWLPAGSTAAGVIVFAVLFGFASGNNISISPVCVGRLCKTQHYGRYYSTTYTAVSVACLIGIPIGGEIVTATGGQYWGLIIFTGLVYVLALAALMAAKFVCVGKVIWGNF, translated from the exons ATGGACCCGGAAAAGGCTTCCACAGCCCGCCAAGGCGACCACATCACACCCGAACCGAACTACAGCAATTACGACTACCCGCTGCCCACCAAGCCAGAGAGCGCAGCCCACGATGGTGCAGCGGCGGTCATAGGCAACGACCTGATTCCCTCCGTCTCCAATGCCGTCGCCGGCGCGGGCGGCGCCAACTACCATCACCAACACAACAGCGATTTCAtcaacaacagcaacaagAACAACAACAATGCCGCCTACGGCAAGGAAGCCGAAGGGGGCGGAGGAGAAGGGGGTACCGGCGACAccaccgacgacgacgacgacggcaaCTACATCCACCGCACCGACACCGCAGGGGTCGCCTCGACGACAGCAGGAGAGGAAGAAACTTACCCCGAGGGCGGGCTCCGGGCGTGGTCCGTCGTGCTGGGGTCCTGGCTGGCGCTCTTCTCGGCCCTGGGCATCATGAACAGCATCGCCATCTTCCAGACGTACGTTGCGACGCATCAGCTCAAGGGATACAGCGAGGGAACGATTGGGTGGATTTTCTCCGTGTATACGTTCCTCTGCTTCTTTGGGGGTATCTATATCGGGCCCGTGTTTGATCAGTATGGCCCGCGGTGGCTCGTTCTCGCTGGGACGGTGTGTCTTGTCATTGGCGTCATGTTGTTGAGTATATGCACAG TATACTGGCACTTCATGCTCGCCTTCGGCATCCTCTGCGGCCTCGGCAGCTCCCTCGTCTTCACTCCGTCCATCGCAGCCGTAGGCCACTGGTTCAAGCGCCGCCGCGGCTTCGCGACAGGCATGGCCTCCACCGGCGGCTCCATCGGCGGCATCATCTTCCCCCTCATGATGAAGTCCCTCTTCCCCCGCATCGGCTGGGGCTGGACCATCCGCGCCGTCGGCTTCATCTGCCTCGCCCTCTGCGGCGCCTCCAACTTCCTGATCCGCTCGCGCCTCCCGCCCGCCCGCAACGCGAGCCCGCACCCGGACCCGCGCATCTTCCGCAGCGCGGCCTTCAGCCTTACGACGGCGGGCATTTTTCTGATGGAGTTTGCGCTGTTCATCCCGCTGACGTACATCTCGAGCTACACGCTCAGCCAGGGGTTCAGCGAGTCCTTTGCCTTTTCCATCCTGCCCATCCTTAACGCCGGCAGCGTTCTAGGTAGGGCGCTGCCTGGTTGGTGGGCCGATAGGGCCGGACCGTTTAACAGCAACATGGCCGCCATCGTGCTGTCCGCGGTCGCGTGCCTGGCCGTCTGGCTGCCCGCGGGCTCGACGGCCGCGGGCGTCATCGTCTTTGCCGTGCTGTTTGGTTTTGCAAGCGGGAACAACATCAGCATCAGCCCCGTGTGCGTCGGGCGGCTGTGCAAGACGCAGCATTACGGGCGGTACTACTCGACGACGTATACCGCCGTCTCGGTCGCGTGCCTGATTGGTATTCCCATTGGCGGCGAGATTGTCACGGCGACGGGTGGCCAGTATTGGGGTCTCATTATCTTCACTGGGCTGGTGTATGTTTTGGCCTTGGCGGCGCTCATGGCTGCCAAGTTTGTGTGCGTTGGAAAGGTTATCTGGGGCAATTTCTAg